In Desulfonatronospira thiodismutans ASO3-1, a single window of DNA contains:
- a CDS encoding UPF0280 family protein, whose amino-acid sequence MHINTHRAYRGFCSPGPGENSFQVVLEQSDLYITSAQDLSAPALDRLQLVRGRILAYSQFNPDFLTSLSPLPVDNQAPDIVQEMARAGGLFQVGPMAAVAGAIAQDIADFLAVRSPEIIIENGGDIYLYSKRTRTIGLLPHPDRSMSLGLVIPETGFPCAVCSSSATVGHSLSLGHGDLVTIKAKNGAVADAAATALCNLIRDRKSLSGLRKTADKFLGTHISGVLAQMGEDMMVVGDMELAAI is encoded by the coding sequence ATGCACATAAACACCCACCGCGCTTACCGCGGCTTCTGTTCTCCAGGCCCGGGAGAAAACTCCTTCCAGGTGGTCCTGGAGCAAAGCGACCTGTATATCACCAGTGCCCAGGACCTGAGCGCCCCGGCCCTGGACCGGCTCCAGCTGGTGCGGGGGCGCATACTTGCCTATTCACAGTTCAACCCGGACTTTCTGACTTCCCTGTCCCCGCTCCCGGTGGATAACCAGGCCCCGGATATAGTGCAGGAAATGGCCCGGGCCGGCGGGCTTTTCCAGGTAGGGCCCATGGCCGCCGTGGCCGGGGCCATCGCCCAGGACATTGCCGACTTTCTTGCAGTCCGGTCACCGGAAATAATAATCGAAAACGGCGGCGACATCTACCTTTATTCTAAGCGTACCCGGACCATAGGCCTGCTGCCCCACCCGGACCGGAGCATGTCCCTGGGGCTGGTCATCCCTGAAACGGGATTTCCCTGCGCGGTCTGTTCCTCTTCGGCCACTGTGGGGCATTCTCTTAGCCTGGGACATGGAGACCTGGTCACGATCAAAGCCAAAAACGGAGCCGTGGCTGATGCGGCAGCCACGGCCCTCTGCAATCTCATCAGGGACAGAAAAAGCCTGTCCGGACTGAGAAAAACGGCTGATAAGTTTCTGGGCACGCATATAAGCGGGGTGCTGGCCCAGATGGGGGAGGATATGATGGTTGTAGGGGATATGGAGCTTGCAGCTATATAG
- a CDS encoding TusE/DsrC/DsvC family sulfur relay protein, translating into MATVEFKGKTFEVDEDGFLQKFEDWSPEWVDYVKESEGIKELTDEHQKVIDFLQDYYKKNGIAPMVRILSKVTGFKLKHIYELFPSGPGKGACKMAGLPKPTGCV; encoded by the coding sequence ATGGCAACTGTTGAATTCAAGGGCAAAACATTTGAAGTAGATGAAGACGGCTTCCTGCAGAAATTCGAGGACTGGTCACCTGAATGGGTGGACTATGTAAAGGAAAGCGAAGGCATCAAGGAACTCACTGATGAGCACCAGAAGGTAATCGACTTTTTGCAGGACTACTACAAAAAGAACGGTATTGCGCCCATGGTTCGTATTCTTTCCAAGGTCACCGGCTTCAAGCTCAAGCACATTTATGAGCTGTTTCCCTCCGGCCCAGGCAAGGGAGCATGTAAAATGGCCGGTCTGCCCAAGCCCACCGGGTGCGTCTAA
- a CDS encoding glycosyltransferase family 2 protein: MLVSVIIPTYNRAGYIGSAVRSVLTQSFRDLELIVVDDGSTDATREILSGFDDKRLKAVYQENSGVAAARNLGLDLAGGRYVAFLDSDDFWLERKLEMQLAFMHKSGFCISQTQEAWIRKGKRVNPGHRHQKFAGWIFARSLKMCLVSPSCVLMHSDLVRQGFLFNESLPACEDYDLWLRISLSYPVGLLSRVLTVKQGGRGDQLSRSIIGLDLWRIQALLDILNGERLQPEKKALVLQALLEKSRVYIAGCQKRGRLEEAARIKQKLDSCLNQVNLRER; the protein is encoded by the coding sequence ATGCTGGTATCGGTGATTATTCCCACGTACAACAGGGCCGGATATATCGGCAGCGCGGTACGTTCTGTACTGACCCAGAGCTTTAGGGACCTGGAGCTCATCGTGGTTGATGACGGCTCCACCGACGCTACCCGTGAAATTTTGTCCGGGTTTGATGATAAGAGATTAAAAGCGGTTTATCAAGAAAACAGCGGAGTGGCCGCGGCCCGCAACCTGGGCCTGGATCTGGCCGGGGGGAGGTATGTGGCTTTTCTGGATTCCGATGATTTCTGGCTGGAGAGAAAGCTGGAAATGCAGCTTGCTTTCATGCACAAGTCAGGCTTTTGCATTTCCCAGACCCAGGAGGCCTGGATACGCAAGGGCAAAAGGGTGAATCCCGGCCACAGGCATCAAAAATTCGCCGGCTGGATTTTTGCCCGAAGCCTCAAAATGTGCTTAGTGAGCCCTTCCTGCGTCCTGATGCACTCAGACCTTGTGCGGCAGGGCTTTTTATTCAACGAGTCCCTGCCGGCATGCGAGGACTACGACCTGTGGTTGAGGATTTCCCTCTCATATCCAGTGGGTCTTTTGTCCAGGGTGCTCACCGTGAAGCAGGGCGGACGTGGGGATCAGCTTTCAAGAAGCATTATCGGGCTTGACCTGTGGCGTATCCAGGCCCTCCTGGATATACTGAATGGAGAAAGGCTGCAGCCGGAAAAAAAGGCCCTTGTACTGCAGGCGCTGCTGGAGAAGTCCAGGGTGTATATTGCCGGATGCCAGAAAAGAGGCAGGCTGGAGGAGGCGGCCAGGATCAAGCAAAAGCTGGATTCGTGCCTGAACCAGGTAAACCTTCGGGAAAGGTAG
- a CDS encoding YcaO-like family protein, translating to MIKIGSSPKGYTQEADKALTPQETVEKVTGALNQHGQAILKKIKRIDTGRLGIPVYFSYYGVRARDMGVPKRQQMGKGVSPAQAQCSALMELIERYSFFSFVSSDENFIRLSWKKARSRWGDQLIPTAEIIKSVQEDISRQQAEEVLDLIQWRFTPALNVYEARQEYVPLDWFKKLSEFNGSSAGNTLEESILQGACELVERHVSAIVDKEHLQIPTINQESIKSPVLRDLLDRFSRHNIKVWLKDMSLGYPVPTVGALAYDPGTFPGLSEIVFTAGTATSPEMAAIRALTEVAQLAGDFHTGSNYEASGLPKFTTLKETGWLTRGPVTDISSLPDISRPDMGRELMELSRGLKLMGYSLYSVSTMHPDLEIPANYSFVPGFLFRERTPRASIGMFAGRILAEEEDPIAAAGKLEQLKKIYPDASFLPFYQGMNLLRQEEHQQAAKYFARAESLQPDSESRGLSAFYSAYALSGLHRWPETIEHLNRAIELDPLVKEYFNLRGVAYFKQKDYEHAIDDFQKALQLDSGSVMDMFNLAVCYKELGRRNAAAEMLQKVLTIDPGLEKARRFLEEMEN from the coding sequence ATGATAAAAATCGGCTCCAGCCCCAAAGGCTACACCCAGGAAGCAGACAAGGCCCTTACACCACAAGAGACCGTGGAAAAGGTCACCGGGGCGCTAAACCAGCATGGCCAGGCTATTTTAAAAAAAATCAAACGCATTGACACCGGTCGCCTGGGCATACCGGTTTATTTCAGCTATTACGGGGTCAGGGCCAGGGACATGGGCGTGCCCAAACGCCAGCAGATGGGCAAGGGAGTCTCACCTGCCCAGGCCCAGTGCTCGGCCCTCATGGAGCTTATTGAACGGTATTCCTTTTTCAGCTTTGTCTCCAGTGATGAAAATTTCATCCGCCTGTCCTGGAAAAAAGCCAGGTCAAGATGGGGGGATCAGCTGATACCCACAGCGGAAATCATCAAATCAGTGCAGGAAGATATTTCCCGGCAACAGGCCGAAGAAGTCCTGGACCTTATACAGTGGCGCTTCACCCCGGCCCTGAATGTTTATGAAGCAAGACAGGAGTATGTGCCCCTGGACTGGTTCAAAAAACTAAGTGAATTCAACGGCAGCAGTGCAGGCAACACCCTTGAGGAATCCATCCTCCAGGGAGCATGCGAACTTGTTGAAAGACACGTTAGTGCCATTGTGGACAAAGAGCACCTTCAGATCCCCACCATCAATCAGGAAAGCATTAAAAGCCCCGTACTGCGGGATCTTTTAGACAGATTTTCCAGGCATAACATAAAGGTGTGGCTCAAGGACATGAGCCTGGGATACCCGGTTCCCACGGTGGGGGCCCTGGCATACGACCCCGGGACCTTTCCGGGCCTAAGCGAAATAGTATTTACCGCAGGTACTGCCACCTCCCCGGAAATGGCCGCCATCCGGGCACTTACCGAAGTGGCCCAGCTGGCCGGAGACTTTCATACCGGGAGCAACTACGAGGCTTCAGGCCTGCCCAAGTTTACCACCCTGAAAGAAACCGGCTGGCTTACCCGGGGGCCGGTCACAGACATCTCCAGCCTCCCGGACATCTCCAGACCGGACATGGGCCGGGAACTCATGGAGCTGTCCAGGGGGCTCAAACTCATGGGCTACAGCCTGTATTCCGTTTCCACAATGCACCCGGACCTGGAAATTCCCGCCAACTACAGCTTCGTTCCCGGCTTTCTTTTTCGCGAAAGAACACCCAGAGCCAGCATCGGGATGTTTGCAGGCCGCATCCTGGCCGAAGAGGAAGATCCTATTGCCGCCGCCGGCAAACTTGAACAGCTCAAAAAAATATACCCGGATGCTTCTTTTTTGCCATTTTACCAGGGCATGAACCTTTTGAGGCAGGAAGAACACCAGCAGGCCGCAAAATATTTTGCCAGGGCCGAGTCATTGCAGCCGGACAGCGAGTCCCGCGGTCTCAGTGCCTTTTACTCAGCCTATGCCCTGTCCGGGCTGCACAGATGGCCCGAGACCATAGAACACCTGAACAGGGCCATAGAACTGGACCCCCTGGTTAAAGAATATTTCAACCTGCGCGGGGTTGCTTATTTTAAACAAAAGGATTATGAGCATGCCATAGACGATTTTCAAAAAGCCCTGCAGCTTGACAGTGGTTCAGTCATGGACATGTTCAACTTGGCGGTATGCTATAAAGAACTGGGGCGCAGAAATGCCGCCGCAGAAATGCTGCAGAAGGTTCTGACAATCGACCCCGGGCTTGAAAAGGCCCGCAGATTCCTGGAAGAAATGGAGAATTGA
- a CDS encoding tetratricopeptide repeat protein: MYNLSQLTGKLTEPAKTEMVAQGYAAWMTWSQELPDSIPETLQSFGGWEVAREGQQSLWMFPSQDVLHACAQVYRWYLNAGVQVHIRVFTAKLNFGPDMSYSLGLEERIRSLSVEYPRDLEIWVHAKVKENIEPRPGIKLEQAASSFLPEEKQWYYFRATEQAVFTSSFSWLFIVRPAALESEAEQDEAWNRQKTVLQEMCARMGFETFAGHRDHFVVRVDGIRQLKNWSLELLAIFSGRDKHLSCYLLGLDNPGINPAEGIPDRLMPDLKQMEPDCLYLPLKNILQMGRALEILPDARSSQDKKISDLFRAGLGPAYKEELQARLPVCLPAGLTRGGFTTCFYCGQKNHAPGDCPTRQIFNLDYALEQLARVDVHEINQALESLGSEVSSSVSWDELLRGSSPSRLVMRAIMGINYPAQHRTFRLMRRSRGREWPDGLKQLTDPQEDSRWGVMENLRMKQTGFVRNSLNRLCLKHPKDFRPRTMLGFLALEENDFKAARGYWEEAARLGYTPMQQAYHHYLLARLAETGQDFSRAFSLYQQAQKNSPGMLEARYRQGVCLVKNGDVDQAMSIFLELCRDTPEIFNQVLIDPELAQGHQHLMISLYSSWRERRKKARSAEETLQNLNRKARAWFPECHPLHDGFQTRIQGLEGLTSKENYAAFVRMEQGVKELQRDLEKAVGKEVQEVKKRFAKLESDLKDITSRLEAIPLKSIAAGKVYRLLNESRSLLENVRGLNTSTPHGYRQARDELDQAGKCAQLMQKRLRSLRLFRDGVLFLYFMTRSFFWILLGVLLASTLIVGLGTYVGLRREMDWAFSVLEQRQALMQAGVLLVAMLSLALAAIRTTMVFERLKSRYLEGGK; the protein is encoded by the coding sequence ATGTACAATCTGTCCCAGCTTACAGGGAAGCTCACAGAGCCTGCAAAAACTGAGATGGTGGCCCAGGGCTATGCGGCCTGGATGACCTGGTCCCAGGAACTGCCTGATTCCATCCCGGAGACTCTGCAGAGTTTCGGCGGATGGGAAGTGGCCAGGGAGGGTCAGCAAAGTCTGTGGATGTTTCCTTCCCAGGACGTTCTGCATGCCTGTGCCCAGGTGTACAGGTGGTACCTCAATGCCGGGGTTCAGGTGCATATCAGGGTCTTTACGGCCAAACTAAATTTCGGGCCGGACATGAGCTACAGCCTGGGCCTTGAGGAACGTATCCGCAGCCTGTCGGTGGAGTATCCCCGGGACCTGGAGATCTGGGTCCATGCCAAGGTAAAGGAAAATATCGAACCCAGGCCGGGAATAAAGCTGGAACAGGCTGCTTCATCCTTTTTGCCCGAGGAAAAGCAGTGGTACTATTTCCGGGCCACTGAGCAGGCCGTGTTCACCTCGTCTTTTTCCTGGCTCTTCATAGTGCGGCCTGCAGCCCTGGAATCAGAGGCTGAACAGGACGAGGCCTGGAACAGGCAAAAGACTGTTCTTCAGGAGATGTGCGCCAGGATGGGTTTTGAGACCTTTGCCGGGCACAGGGATCATTTTGTGGTCCGGGTGGATGGAATCAGGCAGCTGAAAAACTGGAGTCTTGAACTGCTGGCCATATTTTCCGGCCGGGACAAGCACCTGTCGTGTTACCTGCTGGGCCTGGACAACCCTGGAATCAACCCTGCAGAGGGGATTCCGGACAGGCTCATGCCGGACTTGAAACAGATGGAACCGGACTGCCTGTATCTGCCCCTTAAGAATATCCTGCAGATGGGGCGGGCACTGGAGATACTTCCCGATGCCAGGAGTTCACAGGATAAAAAGATATCCGACCTGTTCCGGGCCGGTCTCGGGCCGGCCTATAAGGAGGAACTCCAGGCCAGACTTCCTGTGTGCCTGCCTGCAGGTCTGACCCGGGGGGGATTTACCACCTGTTTTTATTGCGGCCAAAAAAATCATGCCCCCGGGGACTGTCCCACCAGGCAGATCTTCAATCTTGATTATGCACTGGAGCAGCTGGCCCGGGTGGATGTACACGAAATTAACCAGGCCCTGGAAAGCCTTGGCAGTGAGGTTTCTTCATCTGTTTCCTGGGATGAGCTTTTGCGGGGCTCAAGTCCCTCCAGACTGGTGATGAGGGCCATTATGGGCATCAACTATCCTGCCCAGCACAGGACGTTTCGTCTCATGAGAAGGAGCAGGGGCAGGGAGTGGCCGGACGGGCTGAAGCAGCTGACAGACCCCCAGGAGGACTCCCGGTGGGGGGTCATGGAAAACCTGCGCATGAAGCAGACCGGTTTTGTCCGCAACAGCCTCAACAGGCTCTGCCTCAAGCACCCCAAGGATTTTCGCCCCAGGACCATGCTGGGCTTTCTGGCCCTGGAAGAAAACGACTTCAAGGCCGCCCGCGGTTACTGGGAAGAGGCTGCCCGACTGGGATACACCCCCATGCAGCAGGCCTATCACCATTACTTGCTGGCCAGGCTGGCGGAAACCGGTCAGGATTTTTCCCGGGCATTCAGCCTCTATCAGCAGGCCCAGAAGAATTCCCCAGGTATGCTTGAGGCCAGGTACAGGCAGGGTGTGTGCCTGGTGAAAAACGGCGACGTGGATCAGGCCATGAGCATTTTCCTGGAGCTTTGCAGGGACACTCCCGAGATATTCAATCAGGTCCTGATAGATCCTGAGCTGGCCCAGGGACACCAGCATCTTATGATAAGCCTCTACAGTTCCTGGAGGGAACGCAGGAAAAAGGCCCGCAGCGCTGAAGAGACCCTGCAGAACCTGAACCGGAAAGCCAGGGCATGGTTTCCGGAGTGCCACCCCCTGCATGATGGTTTTCAAACCCGTATCCAGGGACTCGAAGGCCTGACTTCCAAGGAGAACTATGCAGCCTTTGTCCGGATGGAGCAGGGCGTAAAAGAGCTGCAGAGGGACCTGGAAAAGGCCGTGGGCAAAGAAGTGCAGGAGGTAAAAAAACGCTTTGCCAAGCTTGAAAGTGATCTTAAGGACATAACTTCCCGCCTGGAAGCCATTCCTTTAAAAAGCATTGCAGCAGGAAAGGTTTACAGGCTGCTTAATGAAAGCCGAAGCCTGCTGGAAAACGTACGGGGGTTGAACACAAGCACCCCTCATGGTTACAGGCAGGCCCGCGATGAACTGGACCAAGCCGGAAAATGCGCCCAGCTTATGCAAAAAAGGCTCAGGAGCCTGAGGCTTTTCCGGGACGGTGTGCTTTTTCTTTATTTTATGACCAGGAGTTTTTTCTGGATACTGCTGGGTGTTTTGCTGGCAAGCACCCTTATTGTGGGTCTGGGCACTTATGTGGGCCTGCGCCGGGAAATGGACTGGGCCTTTTCAGTGCTGGAGCAACGCCAGGCCCTTATGCAGGCAGGGGTTTTACTGGTGGCCATGCTGTCCCTGGCCCTGGCGGCAATCAGAACGACCATGGTTTTCGAGCGCCTCAAGTCCAGGTACCTGGAGGGCGGAAAATAA
- the dnaA gene encoding chromosomal replication initiator protein DnaA has product MTDAWERIQIILEKSLKSGIFQLWIKPLQGSFDPDAKILRLQAPNEFVASWVRERLQSMILEAGQDVLGVTPELEISAFRADEAASPLGSPEKAGASETRMHLPIQSNIQVVSRFRYSFQDFVVGPSNELAFVASRSFCREQVSSDQLFLCSSTGLGKTHLVQSMGNNLAGSSNKEALRVAYLTAEEFACQLIQAIKSKQVERFKARYRDQIDILMLEDIHFFQGKEKIQGEFLSTINSLQGQGKKVVLSSSFLPKELNDLDSNLVSRLCRGFMAVIDKPDLGTRQEILRQKASSLQISLPQEVSHLLAERIQTDIRQLESCLSNLVFKARMLKERITLEMALEVLKNYDLKEQNLDLEEIIRSVCRVFDLPREKVCSKSRKKQHVLARNLAFYLARKYTGHSLKDIGRRFNRRHSTVLKGVANVEKEVNTDTPLGRQLKDAASRVMPN; this is encoded by the coding sequence ATGACGGACGCATGGGAAAGAATACAAATAATTCTCGAAAAATCCTTGAAATCTGGTATTTTCCAGCTCTGGATAAAGCCTTTGCAGGGCAGTTTCGACCCTGATGCCAAGATCCTTAGGCTTCAGGCCCCCAACGAATTCGTGGCTTCGTGGGTGCGTGAGCGTCTGCAGAGCATGATCCTGGAAGCTGGTCAGGATGTACTGGGAGTTACTCCGGAGCTGGAAATATCAGCATTCAGGGCTGACGAGGCAGCGTCCCCCCTGGGTTCTCCCGAGAAGGCGGGAGCCAGTGAGACCCGGATGCATCTGCCCATCCAGAGCAATATCCAGGTGGTTTCCAGGTTCAGGTACAGCTTTCAGGATTTTGTTGTGGGCCCAAGCAACGAACTGGCCTTTGTGGCTTCCAGGAGCTTCTGCCGGGAACAGGTGTCCTCGGACCAGCTTTTCCTGTGCTCTTCCACGGGCCTGGGCAAGACCCACCTGGTGCAGTCCATGGGCAACAACCTGGCCGGCAGCAGCAACAAGGAAGCACTGCGTGTGGCCTACCTTACCGCAGAAGAATTCGCCTGCCAGCTGATTCAGGCCATCAAGTCCAAGCAGGTGGAGCGGTTCAAGGCCAGGTACCGGGATCAGATAGATATCCTCATGCTGGAAGACATTCATTTTTTCCAGGGCAAGGAAAAAATCCAGGGGGAATTTCTGTCCACCATCAATTCCCTGCAGGGACAGGGCAAGAAAGTGGTTTTAAGCAGCTCCTTTCTGCCCAAGGAGTTAAACGACCTGGATTCCAACCTGGTCTCCAGGCTTTGCCGGGGTTTCATGGCGGTCATTGACAAGCCTGACCTGGGCACCAGGCAGGAGATACTGCGTCAGAAGGCATCCAGCCTGCAGATCAGCCTGCCCCAGGAGGTGTCCCACCTCCTGGCGGAGCGCATCCAGACGGATATACGCCAGCTTGAGAGCTGCCTGAGCAACCTGGTGTTCAAGGCCAGGATGCTCAAGGAGCGCATCACCCTGGAGATGGCCCTGGAAGTGCTCAAGAACTATGATCTAAAGGAGCAGAACCTGGACCTGGAAGAGATAATCCGGTCCGTCTGCCGGGTATTCGATCTGCCCCGGGAGAAGGTCTGCTCCAAGAGCCGCAAGAAACAGCATGTCCTGGCCAGGAATCTGGCCTTTTATCTTGCACGCAAATATACAGGGCACTCCCTGAAGGACATCGGCCGGCGCTTCAACCGCAGGCACTCCACGGTTCTAAAAGGGGTGGCCAATGTGGAAAAAGAGGTCAACACCGACACTCCCCTTGGTCGGCAGTTAAAAGATGCAGCCAGCCGGGTTATGCCCAACTGA
- a CDS encoding class I SAM-dependent methyltransferase, translating to MQDTDFLQTESMDELLARARERYEVTFEPVRIKDMTLEILQIADMEAYIDQLAETAGDRLELPFWAKIWPASVILGYYLCSLPADKPLDMLELGAGVGLCGLVAAARGHKVLITDNHPDALLFARINILQNNLQERASVQTVDFTADHLSRSFDSILGAEILYQENIYPYLIRFLDKHLDTSLHGEIILSASNARKSPAFFNKAQENFQISHKTLECRDSSADDYEDQESHKITIYRMKARQI from the coding sequence GTGCAGGACACGGACTTTTTGCAGACAGAGAGTATGGATGAGCTTCTCGCCCGCGCCCGGGAAAGATATGAGGTGACTTTTGAGCCTGTACGCATTAAGGACATGACCCTTGAAATCCTGCAGATTGCCGACATGGAAGCCTATATTGATCAACTGGCGGAAACAGCCGGGGACAGACTGGAGCTGCCCTTCTGGGCCAAAATATGGCCGGCTTCGGTGATACTTGGCTACTACCTGTGCTCCCTTCCTGCAGACAAGCCCCTGGACATGCTGGAACTGGGTGCAGGAGTCGGACTCTGCGGCCTGGTGGCTGCAGCCAGGGGACACAAGGTGCTCATCACCGACAATCATCCCGATGCCCTGCTCTTTGCCAGGATAAACATCCTGCAGAACAACCTTCAAGAACGTGCCTCTGTCCAGACAGTGGATTTCACTGCTGACCACCTTTCCAGGAGTTTTGACAGCATCCTGGGAGCAGAGATTCTCTACCAGGAAAACATCTACCCATACTTGATCCGGTTTCTGGATAAACATCTGGATACTTCCCTGCACGGCGAAATAATCCTGTCCGCCAGCAATGCCAGAAAATCGCCGGCTTTTTTCAACAAGGCCCAGGAAAATTTCCAGATCAGCCACAAGACCCTGGAGTGCAGGGACAGTTCAGCAGATGACTATGAAGACCAGGAAAGCCACAAAATAACCATTTACCGCATGAAGGCCCGGCAGATATGA